The DNA region GGAGGGCGTGGGGAGGGAGCGAGGAGCGGAATATTGTACACCCAGAGCGGAGCTTGAGCGGAGTTATTATGAAATGCTTTGAGCGCGGAGCGCAAATTCGTTCCACTCCACTCCGCTCACATACTCTGTACTACACTAGTGgcgagacggatcacaaaacttatcatggatccgtggtttgattaaagtcaatttgttttaaaatacgctactttggctggctctgatacaactgccgcgcagcctctctgtattcaccactctGCAGACTTGCTCAATGTTCCGTCTGGTTGGTTACAGACCCGGTTACACCTCACGAGTAATAGCCTATCAACACTTGCGAGATGGTTATGGAGCTGTGTGTCGAAACGATGGAAGGCAGCATATTCAGCCGCATATTAATAAAGCGGGAATAAACATAACAATCTGattatctgtttatgatgacaagcagagttaagggcgatttatagtcgtgcggatcgcaagcgctgtgattggtccaccagaacccctcccgtcaggtaaaaaaaactgcgtcataggtatttccgatTGTGACAGTGAAAACATAGATGAGCCAATTTGAGGAGTGATTttactcaaactgcatcaaaagtcgctgtttatttacttccatcattgctggtcttctcaaattatacacaacaagttgctgtttcttcttcgtttgtgggttaacttgcttagctacttcttctgtgacttcttctgctgctactgtggttacacgcgtggttactgcctaccagcggtctgcgggtgtgtttgcacgttgacgcggacgacgacgcagaagtataaatgaaaaccgacgcggaacctacgtcgtcgcggctacgccgtaggacctacgcacgacaaTAAATTGCCCTTTAGTGTCCCAGTCACACCCCTGAGAATGGCCGAAGTTACACATGATAAATGccgatgaggcgtttagcgaggcGCGGGAGCGTCCAGTTCGTGACTAACGTAATGCAGCTCTCTTTTATATAATTTCACTGTAGCTCAGCATCGCGGTGTAAAGTTAAcgttattactttaaaagcagcagtaaagctgtttctactgtaatggtttaactttgcaatcaatACATTGTTCATATCTATGTTTAATTTGACACTACGTTGTGCCATATagttttgccattcaagatttaattcttgcgtgttttttcgttgtgcatgatgacagttcatatgtgtggggaaagataagctattagagtaaaaatattgcgttaggctgcttcatgagttaataagaaaaaagattttacaattcctgcaaatgcagtgatgagttcatgttctcatgatttatttttatgaattaaaatgttttgaaatgtgctgtggacAGAGACGCATTATGTCAAGAATGATAAAAAATCGTCAATAAGCTCATAATTTGTGCGTAAATAATCgaaatgtttagttttaaaaccattttaaaaagctggttatattttgatgtttctgcgcaagttcagcagacagtgagtttcgggtttgttccgatcagagcttgtgagcggagagcgcatttctgaatatttaaaatattttaattagaaatatattaaaaaaaaataataatattataatggatttttgttaggtcggacaatgattaccaaatttctctctcatattgctcttcataaccactgaaacagtcaaaaaagttaaaactaGTGGTGGGTACAAATTGACTCATGACGAAATATGGTGGGTACCCACCGTCGCCGAAATCGACGcctatgaaaacatcccccctctgtttttttcacaaatcgcaccctgcgCGTACCCACCTTATTTCGTCATGAGTCATTTTGTACCCACCACTTTTAACTTCCGTCCATAATAATTTGACTTTTGGTTCgattttttgactgttttcagtggtCATGAGGAGCCatatgagagagaaatttggtaatcattATCCAACCTAACAAAATCCattaacttattattattatttttatatatttctaattaaaatattcactgtctgctgaacttgtgcaggaacatcaaaatataaccagctttttaaaagggatttaaaactaaacatttaggGGTTAATCACACCAatgcgctttaaacgcttggaaacgcaaggcgcactgccttttttttaaaagagcaGTGCAACgggctttttatattgaaacttccctcaccacaacgtaaggcccacctctcccctcattcaattggacaatggaaaCACGCGAATGACGttgggcgcttctccgctctttattactcgtgaggtgtaaccgggtctgtaaccaatcagatagcGCTGTGTGCCggacattgagcaagtctgcagagtggtgaatacagagaggctgTGCGGCAGCTatatcagagccagccaaagtagcgcattttaaaataaattaactttaaagtattgtgaaaatataaatttttattataatgttttaagagtgtagtgaTTGTATGTCAGTGTTACTTACTGATCTGATCTGAATCCTGCAGACAGATACTTTTGAAGGAATTGCTGAGCTGTAGGCAGTAGTGTAATAAATCTCTTCAGTTTAAACACATTCATGTTCTTTTCTGAGATCAGCAACACAAAAACTAATGCTGACCATTGTGATGGGGAGAGGTTCACTTTTCTTATTTCACCAGATTTAAGATATTGTTGAATTTCCTCTATGAGTGAATGATCACCCAGTTCATTCAGACAGTGAAATAGATTGATGGATTTCTCTAGAGAATGATCAGACCAGATCCTCATCTGGATAAATACAACTGTTTCCTCTTTTTTGAAAGAGAGGCTTCCTGTTTGTAGATGATGTAAGAGATTCTGATTGGACTCCACTGAGAGACCCAAAAGGAATCGAAGAAAAAGATCCAGATGTCCATTTTTACTCTCTAAAGCTGCATCGACAGCCCTCTGATGCAGAAGAGATAATGTTAACTCTTCTCTTCTGATACCATCAGTTGGTTTGCTAATTTGGTCAAGTGCATTTATGTTGTTGTTAATAAAGGCGAGGTGCACATGTAGAGCTGCTAGATGTTCCTGAATGCTCAGATGAACAAAGCTGTAAACTTTCCCCTGATACAAACCAAACTCCTCTCTGAAGATCTGAGTACACAATCCTGAGTACACTGATGCTTCTGATACATCAATCCCAAAATCTCTCAGGTCTTCATCACAGAAGATCACATTGCCTTTCACAAGCTGCTCAAAAGCCAGTTTACACAGTTTAAAGATCAATTCTTCATCTTTCACTTTTTTCTCATAGTCCTTTTGATGTTTGATGTTTGTCTGAATGATCAGGAAGTGTGTGTACATTTGTGTGAGAGTCTTGGGGATCTCTCTTCTGTTTGATTTACTCAATATTCTCTCTAGAACAGTGACTGAAATCCAGCAGAAGACTGGGATGTGACACATGATGTAGAGACTCCTGGATGACTTCAGGTGTGAGATGATTTGATCAGACAGACTCTCATCACTGATTCTTTTCCTGAAGTATTCCTCCTTCTGTGGATCATTGAAGCCTTGTACCTCTGTGACTCGATCAACACACTCAGAGGGGATGAGATCAGCTGCTGCTGGTCTTGAGGTGATCCAGATGAGAGCAGAGGGACACAGATTCCCCTTGATGAGGTTTGTCAGCATCACGTCTACTGAGGTTGATTCATTTACATCACACAACCTCACACTGCTGTGAAAATCCAGAGACAGACGACACTCATCCAAACCATCAAAGATGAACAACACTTTATATTTATCACTGAAGATTTCCATTTCTTTTGTCTCTGGGAAGAAAAGATGAAGAAG from Paramisgurnus dabryanus chromosome 8, PD_genome_1.1, whole genome shotgun sequence includes:
- the LOC135771823 gene encoding protein NLRC3-like, with protein sequence MDQSQTSTDGDFSPGCSSVHQKRSDPEPSCVSIKSDQSMVQPLKFNSGDKQPDLNSVYQKRSDPEPSCVSMKSDWSMVQPLNFNSGDNQPDLNGPYDTENKQCISFFTLSSLINVIIFIYSHKSDVLNTFRSNLSKRYQCLCEGTSKQGTPTLLNEIYTELYITESESGEISNEHEVRQIERQSRRTTTEETPIKCNDIFKPLPEQHKHIRSVLTKGVAGIGKTVSVQKFILDWAEEKENQDVHLIFPLPFREINLMKDKTLSLLDLLHLFFPETKEMEIFSDKYKVLFIFDGLDECRLSLDFHSSVRLCDVNESTSVDVMLTNLIKGNLCPSALIWITSRPAAADLIPSECVDRVTEVQGFNDPQKEEYFRKRISDESLSDQIISHLKSSRSLYIMCHIPVFCWISVTVLERILSKSNRREIPKTLTQMYTHFLIIQTNIKHQKDYEKKVKDEELIFKLCKLAFEQLVKGNVIFCDEDLRDFGIDVSEASVYSGLCTQIFREEFGLYQGKVYSFVHLSIQEHLAALHVHLAFINNNINALDQISKPTDGIRREELTLSLLHQRAVDAALESKNGHLDLFLRFLLGLSVESNQNLLHHLQTGSLSFKKEETVVFIQMRIWSDHSLEKSINLFHCLNELGDHSLIEEIQQYLKSGEIRKVNLSPSQWSALVFVLLISEKNMNVFKLKRFITLLPTAQQFLQKYLSAGFRSDQ